A part of Babylonia areolata isolate BAREFJ2019XMU chromosome 6, ASM4173473v1, whole genome shotgun sequence genomic DNA contains:
- the LOC143282953 gene encoding uncharacterized protein LOC143282953 → MEYYSFENEKPEVSLVDYLDLDEDEQIEDSSSITQVCMEREEGDDPNRPDRPTTEDNHNVDDTGMIQHTISEDQILMHIMPGRHEMPSNPSHATLTIESHNPKTKTKEVKRFKCTFSGCPRSYSTPGNLKTHEKTHKGDYTFVCDQAGCGKAFLTSYSLKIHVRVHTNEKPYECNAVGCEKSFNTLYRLKAHERLHTGETFNCDETGCTKFFTTLSDLRKHLRTHTGERPYICQKDGCGKAFVASHHLKTHTRSHSGYKPFSCQQDGCNKAFTTVYSLKSHMNRHERDQAKKSEETCTESSHPHTQVSQCGPSDMMFTVSDISEPQATATMSQETGHTVTAEELLNSMYNPNQEQTQTSVTSAGVQDNICPIITIISGDSTVTGPCITCNMIDDAVQQATMTTAAADPIASAGLPQPTPPQLVPSPSLQQDAGPLGTMSVPSVSLDGQLPIAAATPPSVLLQPQVKQEGEVVGGGGEVVTVVPGGGLLSMNPELMQSLVLSPGGEGGAPAMTGDPAATHITLQQVPPTAVNSTLQVTPPAPPPAPDTAATASTSATDVPMTPLTSLEPMVTTQVPNDGSLTAAIQSGIPVNFTPSLLNGPVAINQVFVPVYSNTDRGPVIELVPLKTNPTLSSNSSSQQLLPQVQVSQ, encoded by the exons GATGATTCAGCACACAATATCAGAAGACCAGATCCTGATGCATATTATGCCAGGTCGCCATGAGATGCCTTCAAATCCATCACATGCCACGCTGACCATAGAAAGTCACAATCCCAAGACCAAGACCAAAGAAGTCAAAAG attTAAGTGTACCTTTTCTGGCTGTCCACGGTCGTACAGTACACCTGGAAACCTCAAAACTCATGAGAAGACACACAAAG gagactatacatttgtgtgtgatcAAGCGGGATGTGGGAAGGCTTTTTTAACATCCTACAGTCTGAAAATCCATGTTCGTGTACACACAAATGAAAAGCCCTATGAATGTAATGCTGTTGGTTGTGAGAAATCCTTCAACACCCTTTACAG GTTGAAAGCCCATGAAAGGCTGCACACTGGCGAGACTTTCAACTGTGATGAAACTGGCTGCACCAAGTTCTTTACCACTCTGAGTGATCTCCGCAAGCATCTCCGCACACATACTGGAGAAAGGCCGTACAT ATGTCAGAAAGATGGGTGTGGGAAAGCTTTCGTGGCCAGCCAtcacctgaagacacacacccgCAGTCACTCAG GTTACAAACCATTTTCTTGTCAGCAAGATGGCTGTAACAAAGCCTTTACCACTGTGTACAGTTTAAAGTCCCACATGAATCGACACGAACGAGATCAAGCCAAAAAGTCAG AGGAAACGTGTACAGAGTCATCACACCCCCATACTCAAGTGTCTCAATGTGGTCCCTCAGATATGATGTTTACTGTGTCTGACATCAGCGAACCACAAGCAACTGCAACA ATGTCACAGGAAACAGGGCACACGGTGACTGCTGAAGAGCTGCTGAACTCTATGTACAACCCTAatcaggaacagacacagacatcag TGACTAGTGCAGGGGTTCAAGACAACATCTgtcccatcatcaccatcatctccggGGACTCCACGGTCACTGGCCCGTGCATCACGTGCAACATGATAGATGACGCTGTGCAGCAGGCCACCATGACCACAGCTGCTGCCGACCCCATCGCTAGTGCCGGTcttccccagcccaccccccctCAGTTAGTGCCCAGCCCCAGTCTTCAGCAGGACGCCGGACCTCTGGGCACAATGTCAGTGCCGTCCGTGTCCTTGGACGGACAGCTGCCCATCGCAGCGGCAACCCCGCCCTCTGTGCTACTCCAGCCCCAGGTGaagcaggagggggaggtggtggggggtgggggggaagtggtgACGGTGGTTCCTGGTGGGGGCCTGCTGAGCATGAACCCGGAGCTGATGCAGTCGCTGGTGCTGTCTccgggaggcgaggggggggcgcCGGCCATGACAGGGGATCCAGCCGCCACCCACATCACCCTGCAGCAGGTCCCACCCACTGCCGTCAACTCCACCTTGCAGGTCactccccctgctcctccacctgCCCCAGACACTGCCGCCACTGCCTCCACCTCAGCTACCGACGTTCCCATGACCCCGCTAACCTCTCTGGAGCCTATGGTCACGACGCAGGTGCCCAACGACGGTTCGCTGACAGCAGCCATTCAGAGTGGGATCCCTGTCAATTTCACCCCTTCTCTTTTGAATGGCCCAGTGGCGATCAACCAGGTGTTTGTCCCTGTGtacagcaacacagacagaggTCCTGTCATTGAGCTGGTGCCTCTGAAGACCAACCCCACTCTGTCGTCCAATTCCTCCTCTCAGCAGCTGCTGCCTCAGGTGCAGGTGTCCCAGTAG